The sequence GGTGATCTTTGCCTCGCTGTCCGCGTAAAAAACAAGCCGGCCGTCAATCAGTTCGGCCGCCAGCCATAGCCGCGACTGGCAGTCATTGATCAAATTATCATCCGTCCGCTCCGCTTCTGACAGACGGGGCATTTCGCTGCCGAAAGCGATGAGCCGCTCGTATCGGTCAAACCACTCATTTAACGGGGCGAATTCTTCGATTATCTGATCCTGAATGTCATCTATTCCCGCCAAAACATCCCTTTCACACAAGCATCGCTTTCGCCCTGCCGATCCCGTTTACCAGCATATCAATATCCTCAGGAGTATTATAAAGCGCGAAGCTTGCCCGGATGGTGCCGGTGATGCCGAAATGCCGCATCACGGGTTCTGCGCAGTGCATGCCGGTGCGAATGGCAATCCCCAGTTTGTCAAGCAGCACGCCCACGTCATAGTGATGGACGCCTTCGATATTAAACGACACCACGCCGCAGCGCGGCATTAGATTCCCGTAAACCGTCAGGCCCTCTATCTGACTCAATTGCCGGAGTGCATAGTCCAGAAGGTCATGCTCATAATCCGTTATGGCATCAAACCCGATGCCCTGGATATATTCGATGGCCGCCGCGACGCTCACCGCACCCGCGATATTCGGGGTGCCGGCTTCAAACTTAAGGGGCAGGTCCGCGAACGTGGTTTCATCAAACCGAACCCGGTCAATCATTCCCCCGCCGGTCTGATAGGGGGGCATGGCCTCGAGGTATTTCTCCTTGCCATAGAGAACCCCGATACCGGTTTCCGCATATATTTTATGACCGGAAAAAACCAGGAAATCGCAGTCAAGCGCCTGCACATCAATGGGCAGACGGGCGGCGGACTGGGCCGCGTCCACCAGTACCGGGATATTGGCCTGATGCGCGGTTTCCACGATTTCCCGGATGGGATTTACGATGCCGAGGGCGTTTGAGACATGTGCGCACGCGATCAGCTTGGTCCTCTCTGTGATCAACTCTGACAGCTTTTCAATTAATAAGCCGCCGTCCGGGCCCATGGGCAAAACTTTAAGCCGGGCCCCCCGGCGCAGGCAAACCACCTGCCAGGGCACAAGATTGGAATGATGCTCCATTTCGCTGATGATGATCTCATCTCCGGGATTGATAAACGCATGGGCAAACGAGTCGGCCAGAAGATTGATGGCGCCGGTGGTGCCGCTGGTAAAAATGATCTCCTCCGCGGATGCGGCATGAATAAAATGCTGAACGGCGTGCCGGGCGTTTTCATAGGCCTCGCTGGCCGCCTCGCTTAAGAAGTGAACGCCGCGGTGAATATTGCTGTTTTCCTGGGTATAAAAAGAGACGATCCGGTCCAGCACCGCTTGCGGTTTATGCGTGGTGGCGGCGTTATCCAGGTATACCAGCGGCCGGCCGTAAATTTTTTGCCCGAGGATGGGAAAATCGGACTGGATGTTTTCCGGAGCCATCATTTTTCCGGCCGGCATCTTTTTATTCATGCTAATCATGATAGACTCCCCGTTTCACGAGGATTATTCGGGTCATTGCTCCATTCGAACCACCCGCCGTCGTAAACCGCCACCTGCGGCCATCCCATCAGCCAGGCATTGAACCAGGCTTCGCTGCCCCGCCAGCCGGTGCCGCAGTAAAAAGCGAGGTGTTTATCCGGCGTGATGCCGGCGGCTTTCCAGATCGCTTCGATCTCATGGAACTCCCGCGTGGTATGGTCCAGATTCCGGTAGTTTTCCATGTGATAGGCGTCGCTTCCGCAGTCGGCAAAAACCGCCCCGGGAATCCGGCCTTTAGCGGCAATATAATTGTAGCCGCTCACTTCGCCGATATATTCGGGATAGCTGCGTACGCAGACCAGGTCGGCATCCGGGGCGGAAAGCATCTCCCTGGCCCCTGGCGTATCCACGGCAAGCTGCGGATTGGCCGGTATATCCGCCCCGAAATCCGAAACCGGCTGTTTGGCCTCATCCGCCGTGCTGACCGGAAAACCGGCATCCTGCCAGGACTGGAATCCGCCGTTTAAGACGCGAACATCCTTAACACCGGCATAGATCATGAGAAACGCCGTGCGGATGGCCCCGAGATGGCCGGCCGCGCTTCCCGGAAATTGATCGGCATTATCCGGGTGCATGAACTTGCCGTACACCACAACGGTGGTATCCGCAGTAATGCCGTGTTCCTGAAATGCCTTTTTTAACTCATCCGGGCTCCGGCGGTTCCACGTGTCCGTGTCCTCCAGTGCCCGGGTGTCCATGTCAACGGCGCCGGGGATATGCCCGCTTAAATAGGCATCCCGGTTGCGGTAATGGGCGTGCACGACCACATAGTTGTCGTTATCGTATTCTGCGGGCGTCCTGCCTGAAATCAGATCATTTCCCCATTCGGCGGAGACGAGGTGTTTATAGTTGGCCAGTTTTTCCATGGGCAGCCCGTCATTTACCGCCCATTCTTCAGGAAAATGCGGATAAAGGGAAACATTCGGATACCCCGCCCTGACAAATAATTCGGCCACCGGCCGGCTGTCCTGCAGAGAATTGCCGTAAACAATCAGCTCATCATCGGGCTTAATCTCTTTCTGCCGGACGATTTCAATCCAGTCCATGTAATCCGCCCATTTGGCCGGCAAGGATTTGGCGCCCCGGATATGGCCGCCCCTTGACGCCCCCGCAAGCTTCCAGCCGTTGTACGCCTCCACCG comes from Desulfobacterales bacterium and encodes:
- a CDS encoding SufE family protein, whose protein sequence is MAGIDDIQDQIIEEFAPLNEWFDRYERLIAFGSEMPRLSEAERTDDNLINDCQSRLWLAAELIDGRLVFYADSEAKIT
- a CDS encoding cysteine desulfurase yields the protein MISMNKKMPAGKMMAPENIQSDFPILGQKIYGRPLVYLDNAATTHKPQAVLDRIVSFYTQENSNIHRGVHFLSEAASEAYENARHAVQHFIHAASAEEIIFTSGTTGAINLLADSFAHAFINPGDEIIISEMEHHSNLVPWQVVCLRRGARLKVLPMGPDGGLLIEKLSELITERTKLIACAHVSNALGIVNPIREIVETAHQANIPVLVDAAQSAARLPIDVQALDCDFLVFSGHKIYAETGIGVLYGKEKYLEAMPPYQTGGGMIDRVRFDETTFADLPLKFEAGTPNIAGAVSVAAAIEYIQGIGFDAITDYEHDLLDYALRQLSQIEGLTVYGNLMPRCGVVSFNIEGVHHYDVGVLLDKLGIAIRTGMHCAEPVMRHFGITGTIRASFALYNTPEDIDMLVNGIGRAKAMLV
- a CDS encoding rhodanese-like domain-containing protein, giving the protein MTQLREISTEELVSRSRNNAKIIDVRPVEAYNGWKLAGASRGGHIRGAKSLPAKWADYMDWIEIVRQKEIKPDDELIVYGNSLQDSRPVAELFVRAGYPNVSLYPHFPEEWAVNDGLPMEKLANYKHLVSAEWGNDLISGRTPAEYDNDNYVVVHAHYRNRDAYLSGHIPGAVDMDTRALEDTDTWNRRSPDELKKAFQEHGITADTTVVVYGKFMHPDNADQFPGSAAGHLGAIRTAFLMIYAGVKDVRVLNGGFQSWQDAGFPVSTADEAKQPVSDFGADIPANPQLAVDTPGAREMLSAPDADLVCVRSYPEYIGEVSGYNYIAAKGRIPGAVFADCGSDAYHMENYRNLDHTTREFHEIEAIWKAAGITPDKHLAFYCGTGWRGSEAWFNAWLMGWPQVAVYDGGWFEWSNDPNNPRETGSLS